In one window of Henckelia pumila isolate YLH828 chromosome 1, ASM3356847v2, whole genome shotgun sequence DNA:
- the LOC140875252 gene encoding ultraviolet-B receptor UVR8 isoform X3 encodes MLLRFLYPRSDLLAGWTRRCMSAKTTVLSFGDGSHGALGLPASQMGLGFHAYEPTPLSGLPPDVSAIAAGHYHSLAVTSLGHLWAWGRNSEAQLGRDLLSSSSRESWNEPRRVEGLNQVRVRAAFASGVISSAIGDDGSLWVWGKSKRGQLGLGKGITEAVSPKRVEALLDQEIVKVSLGWGHALALTKDGKLFGWGYHADGRLGTVGKALEASPLDSIAGDGTLLSGGSNVYGQLGREKSDLGLHPVDIQLRPVSIVSGLGHSLAICEHMSSEATKQEPSVVTWGWNQNSQLGREGPENVPTVVESLDDEKPISVSGGRVHSIAVTAKQEVWSWGCGRNGRLGLGSSADEFEPMLVESLEGLQVLGAVAGFDHNLVLVAE; translated from the exons ATGCTCCTTCGATTCCTCTACCCTCGATCGGACCTCCTGGCCGGGTGGACCCGGAGATGTATGTCCGCCAAGACCACGGTGCTGAGCTTCGGGGACGGATCCCATGGTGCACTGGGCCTGCCCGCTTCCCAAATGGGCCTGGGCTTCCACGCCTACGAGCCCACCCCACTCTCTGGCCTCCCCCCCGACGTCTCCGCCATTGCCGCCGGTCACTACCACTCCCTCGCCGTCACTTCTCTCGGCCACCTCTGGGCATGGGGCCGCAATTCCGAAGCCCAGCTTGGCCGGGACTTGCTTTCTTCTAGTTCTAG AGAGAGTTGGAATGAACCACGGAGAGTGGAAGGATTAAATCAAGTGAGGGTTCGAGCTGCATTTGCGTCTGGTGTCATATCTTCTGCTATTGGAGATGATGGCTCTTTGTGGGTATGGGGAAAATCCAAACGTGGGCAGCTAGGTCTCGGAAAAGGTATCACTGAGGCTGTGTCTCCGAAAAGAGTTGAAGCACTTTTGGATCAGGAGATAGTTAAG GTTTCACTAGGTTGGGGCCATGCCCTTGCGCTGACAAAAGATGGAAAACTATTTGGCTGGGGTTATCATGCGGATGGTAGATTGGGGACCGTTGGAAAAGCTTTAGAGGCCTCTCCTCTAGATTCAATTGctg GTGATGGTACTCTTTTAAGTGGGGGAAGTAATGTGTATGGTCAGTTGGGTAGAGAAAAAAGTGATTTAGGATTACATCCTGTCGACATTCAGCTCCGGCCTGTCAGTATAGTATCCGGACTTGGGCATTCATTGGCAATTTGTGAACATATGTCATCAGAAGCCACTAAACAGGAACCAAGTGTCGTTACATGGGGGTGGAACCAAAATTCTCAGCTTGGAAGGGAAGGGCCAGAGAATGTACCGACGGTGGTTGAGAGTTTGGATGATGAGAAGCCAATTTCAGTTTCGGGAGGACGGGTGCATTCTATAGCAGTCACAGCCAAGCAAGAGGTTTGGAGTTGGGGATGTGGTAGAAACGGTAGACTCGGACTGGGGAGCTCCGCCGATGAATTCGAACCTATGCTGGTTGAAAGTTTGGAAGGTTTACAAGTTTTGGGGGCTGTGGCAGGTTTCGATCATAATCTTGTTCTGGTTGCTGAATAA
- the LOC140875252 gene encoding ultraviolet-B receptor UVR8 isoform X1: MLLRFLYPRSDLLAGWTRRCMSAKTTVLSFGDGSHGALGLPASQMGLGFHAYEPTPLSGLPPDVSAIAAGHYHSLAVTSLGHLWAWGRNSEAQLGRDLLSSSSRESWNEPRRVEGLNQVRVRAAFASGVISSAIGDDGSLWVWGKSKRGQLGLGKGITEAVSPKRVEALLDQEIVKVSLGWGHALALTKDGKLFGWGYHADGRLGTVGKALEASPLDSIAGKIKSTTKYSNSLYEAAEKLVLEAIEKEDDMPIIWEPTLIEALHDVDVADVACGLDHSLILCSDGTLLSGGSNVYGQLGREKSDLGLHPVDIQLRPVSIVSGLGHSLAICEHMSSEATKQEPSVVTWGWNQNSQLGREGPENVPTVVESLDDEKPISVSGGRVHSIAVTAKQEVWSWGCGRNGRLGLGSSADEFEPMLVESLEGLQVLGAVAGFDHNLVLVAE; encoded by the exons ATGCTCCTTCGATTCCTCTACCCTCGATCGGACCTCCTGGCCGGGTGGACCCGGAGATGTATGTCCGCCAAGACCACGGTGCTGAGCTTCGGGGACGGATCCCATGGTGCACTGGGCCTGCCCGCTTCCCAAATGGGCCTGGGCTTCCACGCCTACGAGCCCACCCCACTCTCTGGCCTCCCCCCCGACGTCTCCGCCATTGCCGCCGGTCACTACCACTCCCTCGCCGTCACTTCTCTCGGCCACCTCTGGGCATGGGGCCGCAATTCCGAAGCCCAGCTTGGCCGGGACTTGCTTTCTTCTAGTTCTAG AGAGAGTTGGAATGAACCACGGAGAGTGGAAGGATTAAATCAAGTGAGGGTTCGAGCTGCATTTGCGTCTGGTGTCATATCTTCTGCTATTGGAGATGATGGCTCTTTGTGGGTATGGGGAAAATCCAAACGTGGGCAGCTAGGTCTCGGAAAAGGTATCACTGAGGCTGTGTCTCCGAAAAGAGTTGAAGCACTTTTGGATCAGGAGATAGTTAAG GTTTCACTAGGTTGGGGCCATGCCCTTGCGCTGACAAAAGATGGAAAACTATTTGGCTGGGGTTATCATGCGGATGGTAGATTGGGGACCGTTGGAAAAGCTTTAGAGGCCTCTCCTCTAGATTCAATTGctggtaaaataaaatcaacaaccAAATATTCGAATTCGTTGTATGAAGCTGCTGAGAAATTGGTCTTAGAAGCAATAGAGAAGGAAGATGATATGCCAATCATATGGGAACCTACTTTGATTGAAGCTTTGCATGATGTAGATGTTGCCGATGTAGCATGTGGCCTTGATCATTCTTTGATACTTTGCA GTGATGGTACTCTTTTAAGTGGGGGAAGTAATGTGTATGGTCAGTTGGGTAGAGAAAAAAGTGATTTAGGATTACATCCTGTCGACATTCAGCTCCGGCCTGTCAGTATAGTATCCGGACTTGGGCATTCATTGGCAATTTGTGAACATATGTCATCAGAAGCCACTAAACAGGAACCAAGTGTCGTTACATGGGGGTGGAACCAAAATTCTCAGCTTGGAAGGGAAGGGCCAGAGAATGTACCGACGGTGGTTGAGAGTTTGGATGATGAGAAGCCAATTTCAGTTTCGGGAGGACGGGTGCATTCTATAGCAGTCACAGCCAAGCAAGAGGTTTGGAGTTGGGGATGTGGTAGAAACGGTAGACTCGGACTGGGGAGCTCCGCCGATGAATTCGAACCTATGCTGGTTGAAAGTTTGGAAGGTTTACAAGTTTTGGGGGCTGTGGCAGGTTTCGATCATAATCTTGTTCTGGTTGCTGAATAA
- the LOC140875252 gene encoding ultraviolet-B receptor UVR8 isoform X2 has protein sequence MLLRFLYPRSDLLAGWTRRCMSAKTTVLSFGDGSHGALGLPASQMGLGFHAYEPTPLSGLPPDVSAIAAGHYHSLAVTSLGHLWAWGRNSEAQLGRDLLSSSSSWNEPRRVEGLNQVRVRAAFASGVISSAIGDDGSLWVWGKSKRGQLGLGKGITEAVSPKRVEALLDQEIVKVSLGWGHALALTKDGKLFGWGYHADGRLGTVGKALEASPLDSIAGKIKSTTKYSNSLYEAAEKLVLEAIEKEDDMPIIWEPTLIEALHDVDVADVACGLDHSLILCSDGTLLSGGSNVYGQLGREKSDLGLHPVDIQLRPVSIVSGLGHSLAICEHMSSEATKQEPSVVTWGWNQNSQLGREGPENVPTVVESLDDEKPISVSGGRVHSIAVTAKQEVWSWGCGRNGRLGLGSSADEFEPMLVESLEGLQVLGAVAGFDHNLVLVAE, from the exons ATGCTCCTTCGATTCCTCTACCCTCGATCGGACCTCCTGGCCGGGTGGACCCGGAGATGTATGTCCGCCAAGACCACGGTGCTGAGCTTCGGGGACGGATCCCATGGTGCACTGGGCCTGCCCGCTTCCCAAATGGGCCTGGGCTTCCACGCCTACGAGCCCACCCCACTCTCTGGCCTCCCCCCCGACGTCTCCGCCATTGCCGCCGGTCACTACCACTCCCTCGCCGTCACTTCTCTCGGCCACCTCTGGGCATGGGGCCGCAATTCCGAAGCCCAGCTTGGCCGGGACTTGCTTTCTTCTAGTTCTAG TTGGAATGAACCACGGAGAGTGGAAGGATTAAATCAAGTGAGGGTTCGAGCTGCATTTGCGTCTGGTGTCATATCTTCTGCTATTGGAGATGATGGCTCTTTGTGGGTATGGGGAAAATCCAAACGTGGGCAGCTAGGTCTCGGAAAAGGTATCACTGAGGCTGTGTCTCCGAAAAGAGTTGAAGCACTTTTGGATCAGGAGATAGTTAAG GTTTCACTAGGTTGGGGCCATGCCCTTGCGCTGACAAAAGATGGAAAACTATTTGGCTGGGGTTATCATGCGGATGGTAGATTGGGGACCGTTGGAAAAGCTTTAGAGGCCTCTCCTCTAGATTCAATTGctggtaaaataaaatcaacaaccAAATATTCGAATTCGTTGTATGAAGCTGCTGAGAAATTGGTCTTAGAAGCAATAGAGAAGGAAGATGATATGCCAATCATATGGGAACCTACTTTGATTGAAGCTTTGCATGATGTAGATGTTGCCGATGTAGCATGTGGCCTTGATCATTCTTTGATACTTTGCA GTGATGGTACTCTTTTAAGTGGGGGAAGTAATGTGTATGGTCAGTTGGGTAGAGAAAAAAGTGATTTAGGATTACATCCTGTCGACATTCAGCTCCGGCCTGTCAGTATAGTATCCGGACTTGGGCATTCATTGGCAATTTGTGAACATATGTCATCAGAAGCCACTAAACAGGAACCAAGTGTCGTTACATGGGGGTGGAACCAAAATTCTCAGCTTGGAAGGGAAGGGCCAGAGAATGTACCGACGGTGGTTGAGAGTTTGGATGATGAGAAGCCAATTTCAGTTTCGGGAGGACGGGTGCATTCTATAGCAGTCACAGCCAAGCAAGAGGTTTGGAGTTGGGGATGTGGTAGAAACGGTAGACTCGGACTGGGGAGCTCCGCCGATGAATTCGAACCTATGCTGGTTGAAAGTTTGGAAGGTTTACAAGTTTTGGGGGCTGTGGCAGGTTTCGATCATAATCTTGTTCTGGTTGCTGAATAA